A genomic region of Trifolium pratense cultivar HEN17-A07 linkage group LG3, ARS_RC_1.1, whole genome shotgun sequence contains the following coding sequences:
- the LOC123915183 gene encoding ATP-dependent DNA helicase Q-like 4A, with translation MGFPYSFVKLKLLSSFDNCIHSNIAVDQIVEKYQSTCTPQPPVSKFPPVTPFADKVNFAGQGDTFLPPELCLDCIHGYKLGLCPEAASHLQEFKDNLIAISNELIDNVENLSSVQIAKLREDRSQLNKQIQQLEKYIHSSNRDEERQKSHFATSMAPPTSFVYETPQRNVISSGPNRYDGQAYMGNGTYEPSYQSSYVMPSGPVEREPFIPKIIEVNYIEGSGDKRWSSRDFSWTKELEVNNKRVFGNHSFRPNQREVINATMSGCDVFVLMPTGGGKSLTYQLPALINPGITLVISPLVSLIQDQIMHLLQANIPAAYLSANMEWAEQQDILRELNSAYCKYKLLYVTPEKVARSDVLLRHLESLHVRELLSRIVIDEAHCVSQWGHDFRPDYQGLGVLKQKFPNTPVLALTATATASVKEDVVQALGLVNCIVFRQSFNRPNLRYSVVPKTKKCLEDIDKFIRENHFDECGIIYCLSRMDCEKVAEKLQECGHKCAFYHGSMDPDQRAFVQRQWSKDEINIICATVAFGMGINKPDVRFVIHHSLPKSIEGYHQECGRAGRDGQSSSCVLYYSYSDYIRVKHMLSLGAIEQSPMPSGYSRSNAINSGRILETNTENLLRMVSYCENDVDCRRYIQLVHFGEKFDSSTCQKTCDNCVKVTSFVEKDVTEIAKQLVELVKLTGQKVSASHILEVYRGSLSQMVKKHRHETVRLHGAGKHLAKGEASRILQHLVVEDFLVEEVKKSDFYGSVSSVLKVNETKVRNVLFGSQRIILRFVLPIKFPSFVKASKPGKSDITPAKGSLTSGKLNLPIDIPDQPQTEVDVNLAANLYTALRMLRTALCREAGEGVMAYHIFGNATLQQISKRLPRTKEELLDINGISKTKVSKYGDRLLETIEKTINEFYNTDKNSSGSKGSADSAKRRREANRDPDSNAEDDDDSLIKSTGRSKKRTVRRQIKKAEIYDSEEKDYYHGCLDEDLDCINIEDEALDKINGTDAAGRVLPRWTAS, from the exons ATGGG GTTTCCCTACTCTTTTGTGAAGTTGAAACTGTTGAGCAGTTTTGACAATTGTATTCATTCT AACATTGCTGTTGACCAAATTGTTGAGAAATACCAGTCCACTTGCACTCCTCAACCTCCGGTGTCCAAATTTCCTCCTGTTACACCATTTGCAGATAAGGTTAATTTTGCCGGGCAGGGGGATACTTTTTTGCCACCAGAGTTGTGCTTGGATTGCATCCACGGCTACAAG TTAGGGCTATGCCCTGAAGCAGCAAGTCATTTGCAGGAATTTAAGGATAATCTTATTGCTATCTCTAATGAACTGATTGACAATGTTGAAAATCTCAGTTCTGTGCAGATAGCAAAGCTTCGCGAAGACAG GTCACAGCTGAATAAGCAAATTCAACAACttgaaaaatatattcattCCAGTAATCGTGACGAAGAGAGGCAAAAGTCACATTTTGCTACATCTATGGCACCACCTACATCTTTTGTTTATGAAACACCCCAACGAAATGTCATCAGTAGTGGACCAAATAGATATGACGGACAGGCTTATATGGGTAATGGTACATATGAGCCATCATACCAGTCTTCGTATGTCATGCCATCAGGTCCAGTGGAGAGGGAACCATTCATCCCAAAGATTATTGAAGTTAATTACATTGAAGGTTCTGGAGATAAACGGTGGAGCAGCCGGGACTTTTCTTGGACTAAAGAGTTAGAG GTTAATAATAAGAGAGTATTTGGAAACCACTCATTTCGCCCCAACCAAAGAGAGGTAATTAATGCCACAATGAGTGGAtgtgatgtttttgttttgatgccCACCGGTGGAGGAAAAAGTCTGACCTATCAG CTACCAGCTCTCATTAATCCTGGTATAACATTAGTGATTTCTCCCCTTGTGTCCCTTATTCAAGATCAAATAATGCACCTATTGCAG GCAAATATACCCGCTGCTTACTTAAGTGCCAATATGGAATGGGCTGAACAGCAGGATATCCTTAGAGAACTCAATTCTGCTTATTGTAAATACAAGTTGTTATATGTGACACCCGAAAAGGTTGCCAG AAGTGACGTTCTTCTGCGACACTTGGAGAGTTTACACGTTCGTGAGTTGCTTTCAAGGATTGTAATTGATGAAGCTCACTGTGTGAGCCAATGGGGGCATGATTTTAGACCAGATTATCAG GGACTTGGTGTATTGAAACAGAAATTCCCAAATACTCCCGTTTTAGCTTTAACAGCTACAGCAACAGCTAGTGTAAAAGAAGATGTTGTGCAAGCACTCGGTCTTGTTAACTGCATTGTTTTTCGGCAAAGTTTTAATCGCCCAAATTTACG GTATTCCGTTGTCCCCAAGACCAAAAAGTGTTTGGAGGATATTGATAAATTTATCAGGGAAAATCATTTTGATGAATGTGGCATCATCTATTGTCTTTCACGAATGGACTGTGAAAAGGTTGCTGAAAAATTACAG GAATGCGGGCATAAATGTGCATTTTATCATGGGAGCATGGATCCTGATCAACGTGCTTTTGTTCAAAGGCAATGGAGCAAAGATGAGATCAATATAATTTGTGCTACCGTGGCATTTGGAATGG GGATTAACAAACCTGATGTCCGCTTTGTAATCCATCATTCCCTCCCAAAATCTATTGAAGGCTATCATCAG GAATGCGGACGAGCTGGTAGAGATGGTCAGAGTTCCTCCTGTGTCTTGTATTATAGCTACAGTGACTAT ATCCGAGTTAAGCATATGTTAAGCCTAGGAGCAATAGAGCAAAGCCCAATGCCATCTGGATACAGTCGTTCAAATGCGATAAATTCAGGAAGGATACTGGAAACAAACACTGAAAACCTTTTGCGCATG GTCAGTTATTGTGAAAATGATGTGGACTGTCGGCGCTATATTCAGCTCGTTCATTTTGGGGAGAAGTTTGATTCTTCAACCTGTCAGAAAACATGTGATAATTGTGTGAAGGTCACAAGTTTCGTTGAGAAGGATGTCACCGAAATTGCAAAACAATTG GTTGAACTCGTTAAGCTAACGGGACAGAAGGTCTCAGCATCTCATATATTAGAGGTGTATCGTGGTTCCTTAAGCCAGATG GTCAAGAAACACCGACATGAGACTGTGCGTCTTCACGGTGCTGGGAAGCATCTAGCTAAGGGTGAGGCTTCCCGTATATTGCAACATCTTGTTGTTGAGGATTTTCTTGTGGAGGAAGTAaagaaaagtgatttttatgGATCCGTATCATCTGTATTGAAG GTAAATGAGACAAAGGTCCGTAATGTGTTATTTGGTAGCCAAAGAATTATATTGAGGTTTGTCCTTCCTATCAA ATTCCCGTCTTTTGTGAAAGCATCAAAGCCTGGGAAATCTGATATAACTCCAGCCAAAGGTTCTCTGACTTCCGGAAAGCTGAATCTTCCCATTGACATTCCTGACCAACCTCAAACTGAAGTAGACGtg aACCTAGCAGCTAATTTGTACACTGCTCTGAGGATGTTGCGGACAGCTCTTTGTAGAGAAGCTGGAGAGGGTGTTATGGCTTACCACATATTTGG CAATGCTACGTTGCAGCAGATAAGCAAGAGACTACCAAGAACAAAAGAAGAACTTCTTGATATCAATGGCATTAGCAA GACTAAAGTAAGCAAGTATGGGGATCGGTTACTGGAAACAATTGAGAAAACCATAAACGAATTTTACAATACGGATAAAAACAGCAGTGGCAGCAAAGGCAGTGCTGATTCAGCCAAAAGAAGACGAGAGGCAAATAGAGATCCAGATTCAAATGCggaggatgatgatgattccTTAATCAAAAGTACCGGTCGTTCCAAGAAAAGGACAGTAAGGAGACAAATTAAAAAGGCTGAAATATATGATTCAGAAGAGAAAGATTATTACCATGGATGCCTTGATGAGGACCTAGATTGTATTAATATTGAAGATGAGgcattagataaaataaatggtACAGATGCTGCAGGAAGAGTACTACCTCGATGGACAGCATCTTGA
- the LOC123915184 gene encoding uncharacterized protein LOC123915184 has protein sequence MEPEYDAELNYQKFNKFIRQHKESLKDERVLEANIDEAITFYGDDEVTLRPETKVNSYSITIADQTEWDHCHWTSGAKYEMTFKLIEEKSILKKARIAEALIFAVNHRDPNKLVLFDKGSPTKSGKLKFWHNQVGQPGNGFFDSNGNILLRVQLQLLPYGPDREETSFHSLHRQFRLQLYWIKKKVIDKSFSKLFASHTTYVEKESRSADWESYLKDSSQELKVSKKRLWEYLWKYFNNDYCLIDIIKHGMKKTKSFLNLVEAADYHLSGPLGEFVAKPKYLPIQELTEDLTLNNVLKFEKDLVRSGWNVFLFIFLKLTLHDSFLKFRKQTGQQTNQETEHVPAPGVDSGGSAKIEHVSAPADSVGCSETKADVPDKGGSAADMIYENQAGVDIKELYYEVLVPGIAALGTTLNEGVNKIREKHHFTREVSVMVDSLFTNVQENALEVFNQEVNNSRIDDHKFDVQSIKFKPKPTAKIKDDTELEAEARRIGRLGEKYAYEYYKDRYNNVIWVNEDDEVFQPFDLTGFDKKNNSKFFIEAKATIHKRKKWFHISPAEYHWAMKKQSNYIIAHVYIDEKEGAEPKFTVTEFINPTGRNSLLKLCMRYK, from the exons ATGGAACCGGAATATGATGCTGAACTGAATTACCAGAAGTTTAACAAGTTCATTCGTCAACATAAGGAGAGTTTGAAGGATGAAAGAGTTTTGGAAGCCAATATAGACGAAGCTATAACATTCTATGGGGATGATGAGGTTACGCTTCGACCTGAGACTAAGGTTAACTCATATTCCATCACCATCGCTGACCAAACAGAGTG gGATCACTGTCATTGGACTTCTGGGGCGAAGTATGAAATGACTTTTAAACTTATTGAGGAGAAAAGTATATTGAAGAAGGCAAGAATCGCCGAAGCTCTCATTTTCGCCGTTAACCACCGTGACCCGAATAAATTAGTTTTATTCGACAAAGGTTCTCCTACTAAATCTGGTAAGCTTAAATTTTGGCACAACCAAGTTGGTCAACCTGGAAACGGTTTCTTTGATTCGAACGGGAATATTCTTCTGCGGGTTCAGCTTCAGTTATTGCC CTACGGCCCTGACCGGGAGGAGACATCTTTCCATTCTTTGCACAGGCAATTCCGCCTACAACTCTATTGGATCAAGAAGAAAGTGATTGACAAGTCATTTTCTAAACTGTTTGCATCTCATACAACCTACGTAGAAAAGGAATCACGTTCTGCTGATTGGGAGAG TTATCTGAAAGATTCAAGTCAGGAGTTAAAAGTGAGCAAAAAAAGATTATGGGAATACTTAtggaaatattttaataatgatTATTGTTTGATTGATATCATTAAGCAtggaatgaagaaaacaaagtCTTTTTTAAATCTAGTGGAAGCAGCTGACTATCACCTATCGGGTCCTCTTGGTGAATTCGTTGCCAAGCCTAAATACTTACCTATCCAAGAGTTAACCGAGGATTTGACACTGAATAatgtattgaaatttgaaaaggaCTTGGTAAGAAGTGGCTGGAATgtgtttctatttatttttctgaaGCTCACATTACATGACAGCTTTTTGAAGTTTCGTAAACAAACTGGACAACAAACCAATCAGGAAACTGAACATGTTCCAGCTCCAGGAGTTGACAGTGGTGGTTCTGCCAAAATTGAACATGTTTCAGCTCCAGCTGATAGTGTTGGTTGTTCCGAAACTAAAGCTGATGTTCCCGACAAGGGTGGTTCTGCGGCAGATATGATTTATGAAAACCAAGCTGGTGTGGACATTAAAGAATTATACTATGAGGTACTAGTTCCTGGCATTGCTGCTCTTGGTACAACATTAAACGAGGGTGTGAACAAGATAAGGGAAAAACATCACTTCACCCGTGAAGTATCAGTTATGGTAGATAGTTTGTTCACTAACGTCCAAGAAAATGCTTTGGAGGTATTTAATCAGGAAGTGAATAATAGCAGAATTGATGATCACAAGTTTGACGTGCAAAGTATAAAGTTCAAACCAAAGCCTACC gCTAAGATCAAAGATGACACAGAATTGGAAGCCGAAGCCCGCAGGATTGGGAGATTGGGGGAAAAGTATGCATATGAATATTACAAGGACAGATACAATAATGTCATCTGGGTGAATGAAGATGATGAGGTATTTCAACCATTTGACTTGACTGGTTTTGATAAGAAAAACAATTCCAAATTTTTTATCGAAGCCAAGGCCACCATtcataaaagaaagaaatggtTTCATATTTCCCCGGCTGAGTATCATTGGGCTATGAAGAAACAGTCAAATTATATTATTGCTCATGTTTACATAGATGAGAAGGAGGGGGCAGAACCAAAATTCACGGTGACAGAATTTATTAATCCTACTGGTCGTAATAGTTTGCTAAAACTCTGTATGAGGTACAAGTAA
- the LOC123913879 gene encoding uncharacterized protein LOC123913879: protein MFEEKSILKKARIAEALIFAVNHRDPNKLVLFDKGSPTKSGKLKFWHNQVGQPGNGFFDSNGNILLRVQLQLLPYGPDREETSFHSLHRQFRLQLYWIKKKVIDKSFSKLFASHTTYVEKESRSADWESYLKDSSQELKVSKKRLWEYLWKYFNNDYCLIDIIKHGMKKTKSFLNLVEAADYHLSGPLGEFVAKPKYLPIQELTEDLTLNNVLKFEKDLVRSGWNVFLFIFLKLTLHDSFLKFRKQTGQQTNQETEHVPAPGVDSGGSAKIEHVSAPADSVGCSETKADVPDKGGSAADMIYENQAGVDIKELYYEVLVPGIAALGTTLNEGVNKIREKHHFTREVSVMVDSLFTNVQENALEVFNQEVNNSRIDDHKFDVQSIKFKPKPTAKIKDDTELEAEARRIGRLGEKYAYEYYKDRYNNVLWVNEDDEVFQPFDLTGFDKKNNSKFFIEAKATIHKRKKWFHISPAEYHWAMKKQSNYIIAHVYIDEKEGAEPKFTVTEFINPTGRNSLLKLCMRYK, encoded by the exons ATGTTTGAGGAGAAAAGTATATTGAAGAAGGCAAGAATCGCCGAAGCTCTCATTTTCGCCGTTAACCACCGTGACCCGAATAAATTAGTTTTATTCGACAAAGGTTCTCCTACTAAATCTGGTAAGCTTAAATTTTGGCACAACCAAGTTGGTCAACCTGGAAACGGTTTCTTTGATTCGAACGGGAATATTCTTCTGCGGGTTCAGCTTCAGTTATTGCC CTACGGCCCTGACCGGGAGGAGACATCTTTCCATTCTTTGCACAGGCAATTCCGCCTACAACTCTATTGGATCAAGAAGAAAGTGATTGACAAGTCATTTTCTAAACTGTTTGCATCTCATACAACCTACGTAGAAAAGGAATCACGTTCTGCTGATTGGGAGAG TTATCTGAAAGATTCAAGTCAGGAGTTAAAAGTGAGCAAAAAAAGATTATGGGAATACTTAtggaaatattttaataatgatTATTGTTTGATTGATATCATTAAGCAtggaatgaagaaaacaaagtCTTTTTTAAATCTAGTGGAAGCAGCTGACTATCACCTATCGGGTCCTCTTGGTGAATTCGTTGCCAAGCCTAAATACTTACCTATCCAAGAGTTAACCGAGGATTTGACACTGAATAatgtattgaaatttgaaaaggaCTTGGTAAGAAGTGGCTGGAATgtgtttctatttatttttctgaaGCTCACATTACATGACAGCTTTTTGAAGTTTCGTAAACAAACTGGACAACAAACCAATCAGGAAACTGAACATGTTCCAGCTCCAGGAGTTGACAGTGGTGGTTCTGCCAAAATTGAACATGTTTCAGCTCCAGCTGATAGTGTTGGTTGTTCCGAAACTAAAGCTGATGTTCCCGACAAGGGTGGTTCTGCGGCAGATATGATTTATGAAAACCAAGCTGGTGTGGACATTAAAGAATTATACTATGAGGTACTAGTTCCTGGCATTGCTGCTCTTGGTACAACATTAAACGAGGGTGTGAACAAGATAAGGGAAAAACATCACTTCACCCGTGAAGTATCAGTTATGGTAGATAGTTTGTTCACTAACGTCCAAGAAAATGCTTTGGAGGTATTTAATCAGGAAGTGAATAATAGCAGAATTGATGATCACAAGTTTGACGTGCAAAGTATAAAGTTCAAACCAAAGCCTACC gCTAAGATCAAAGATGACACAGAATTGGAAGCCGAAGCCCGCAGGATTGGGAGATTGGGGGAAAAGTATGCATATGAATATTACAAGGACAGATACAATAATGTCCTCTGGGTGAATGAAGATGATGAGGTATTTCAACCATTTGACTTGACTGGTTTTGATAAGAAAAACAATTCCAAATTTTTTATCGAAGCCAAGGCCACCATtcataaaagaaagaaatggtTTCATATTTCCCCGGCTGAGTATCATTGGGCTATGAAGAAACAGTCAAATTATATTATTGCTCATGTTTACATAGATGAGAAGGAGGGGGCAGAACCAAAATTCACGGTGACAGAATTTATTAATCCTACTGGTCGTAATAGTTTGCTAAAACTCTGTATGAGGTACAAGTAA
- the LOC123913880 gene encoding TNF receptor-associated factor homolog 1a-like isoform X1, whose amino-acid sequence MEEELKIHFRNVIRKCLEKHDEEDRNDASKLYKKESFILKPNYPPHGDDDDNSKVIILGDYKWTFAASHVGTSLQFELSPDDNNPMLKFYALNTVAIIHPHDYMLTQCSDRFHSLCDGYPIYSFHCEEGFLDDEGNVKVELQTQIFGENVFQPLLVKKYRVELLLTKMHIVNIICSRFFKKTIDNMKSLIQDENKWPRFCTFIEESDQFSMGQMICEKEDVIKEALVHHFFVDAVLTSPLLMEILYDGYESINANNTAVKFVRIEGDLFELVDDDVPSLFKRVVGKEYKPIYPTIVTQFGCMIVEIFVLDYLFRNKIEKNFTQSELDRT is encoded by the exons ATGGAGGAGGAGCTTAAAATTC ATTTTCGTAATGTAATTCGGAAATGTTTGGAAAAACATGATGAAGAAGATCGTAATGATGCGtcaaaactatataaaaaagaatCATTCATACTAAAGCCGAATTATCCTCCGCATGGCGATGACGATGACAATTCTAAAGTCATTATACTCGGAGATTATAaatg GACTTTCGCAGCTAGTCATGTTGGAACCTCGTTGCAATTTGAGTTATCTCCTGACGACAACAATCCAATGTTGAAATTTTATGCACTCAACACAGTAGCGATAATTCACCCCCATGACTACATGCTAACTCAATGTTCAG ATCGATTCCACTCACTCTGCGATGGTTATCCGATCTATTCATTTCATTGTGAAGAAGGTTTTCTTGACGATGAGGGTAATGTTAAAGTAGAATTGCAGACTCAGATTTTTGG AGAAAATGTCTTCCAGCCTCTCCTTGTAAAGAAGTATCGAGTTGAGCTTCTTTTGACTAAAATGCATATTGTGAACATAATTTGTTCTAGATTTTTTAAGAAGACAATAGATAACATGAAGAGCCTGATTCAAGATGAAAATAAGTGGCCAAG ATTTTGTACTTTCATTGAAGAAAGTGACCAATTTTCAATGGGCCAAATGATTTGTGAAAAGGAAGATGTAATTAAGGAAGCCTTGGTGCATCACTTTTTTGTAGATGCTGTTTTGACATCTCCTTTGCTAATGGAGATATTATACGATGGTTATGAATCAATAAATGCTAACAATACTGCGGTTAAGTTTGTCAGAATTGAGGGAGATTTGTTTGAGTTGGTTGATGATGATGTGCCATCCCTATTTAAAAGGGTTGTTGGTAAAGAGTATAAACCTATATATCCAACCATTGTCACACAGTTTGGTTGCATGATTGTGGAAATATTTGTTCTGGACTATCTATTCAG GAATAAAATTGAGAAGAACTTCACTCAAAGTGAGCTCGATCGAACTTAA
- the LOC123913880 gene encoding uncharacterized protein LOC123913880 isoform X2 gives MEEELKIHFRNVIRKCLEKHDEEDRNDASKLYKKESFILKPNYPPHGDDDDNSKVIILGDYKWTFAASHVGTSLQFELSPDDNNPMLKFYALNTVAIIHPHDYMLTQCSDRFHSLCDGYPIYSFHCEEGFLDDEGNVKVELQTQIFGFCTFIEESDQFSMGQMICEKEDVIKEALVHHFFVDAVLTSPLLMEILYDGYESINANNTAVKFVRIEGDLFELVDDDVPSLFKRVVGKEYKPIYPTIVTQFGCMIVEIFVLDYLFRNKIEKNFTQSELDRT, from the exons ATGGAGGAGGAGCTTAAAATTC ATTTTCGTAATGTAATTCGGAAATGTTTGGAAAAACATGATGAAGAAGATCGTAATGATGCGtcaaaactatataaaaaagaatCATTCATACTAAAGCCGAATTATCCTCCGCATGGCGATGACGATGACAATTCTAAAGTCATTATACTCGGAGATTATAaatg GACTTTCGCAGCTAGTCATGTTGGAACCTCGTTGCAATTTGAGTTATCTCCTGACGACAACAATCCAATGTTGAAATTTTATGCACTCAACACAGTAGCGATAATTCACCCCCATGACTACATGCTAACTCAATGTTCAG ATCGATTCCACTCACTCTGCGATGGTTATCCGATCTATTCATTTCATTGTGAAGAAGGTTTTCTTGACGATGAGGGTAATGTTAAAGTAGAATTGCAGACTCAGATTTTTGG ATTTTGTACTTTCATTGAAGAAAGTGACCAATTTTCAATGGGCCAAATGATTTGTGAAAAGGAAGATGTAATTAAGGAAGCCTTGGTGCATCACTTTTTTGTAGATGCTGTTTTGACATCTCCTTTGCTAATGGAGATATTATACGATGGTTATGAATCAATAAATGCTAACAATACTGCGGTTAAGTTTGTCAGAATTGAGGGAGATTTGTTTGAGTTGGTTGATGATGATGTGCCATCCCTATTTAAAAGGGTTGTTGGTAAAGAGTATAAACCTATATATCCAACCATTGTCACACAGTTTGGTTGCATGATTGTGGAAATATTTGTTCTGGACTATCTATTCAG GAATAAAATTGAGAAGAACTTCACTCAAAGTGAGCTCGATCGAACTTAA